In Belonocnema kinseyi isolate 2016_QV_RU_SX_M_011 chromosome 4, B_treatae_v1, whole genome shotgun sequence, a single window of DNA contains:
- the LOC117171396 gene encoding UPF0489 protein C5orf22 homolog has product MARKYFKKTPIFVVEDHNEVLPCIYRCLGSKHLPFEGNTFIHLDSHPDMLIPKDMSADTVWDKQQLFSLLSIENWILPAAYAGHLKNLVWIKPPWAKQMADGMSTFLIGKHKESGLIRLTCSEPYFVSEALYCFPEELENTREVTLHVITMGSFIEDPMNKDDFPAMASSLRQYLPEKDTPFILDVDLDFFSTKNPFKTLYENANLYEKLAPLYEFKRPDCADPDILKEATTARDEQLSELQELFSYLEEHRNLQGYEKSRTARYEAVELIYHEIMRCYKDSEINWTLVHDAGCTIDDTDLPHHVTSQQDLDRLITGTFRSFLAVLPAPPTIVTVARSSYDEYCPPEDVDQIQVGVLDELKQRLSAEVDTKLLYLEEDTY; this is encoded by the coding sequence ATGGCTCGAAAATACTTCAAGAAAACACCGATCTTCGTCGTTGAGGATCATAACGAAGTTTTACCCTGCATTTATCGTTGTTTGGGTTCAAAGCATCTTCCCTTCGAGGGCAACACATTCATTCATTTGGACTCTCACCCAGACATGCTTATCCCGAAAGACATGTCGGCTGATACCGTATGGGATAAGCAGCAACTTTTCAGTCTACTCAGCATCGAAAACTGGATACTTCCTGCAGCTTACGCAGGACATTTAAAGAACCTGGTCTGGATTAAGCCACCATGGGCGAAGCAGATGGCAGACGGCATGTCAACATTTCTCATTGGGAAACACAAGGAGTCTGGTCTAATAAGATTAACCTGTTCTGAACCATATTTCGTGAGCGAGGCCCTCTACTGCTTTCCTGAAGAACTAGAAAATACCCGAGAAGTTACCCTTCACGTGATTACTATGGGTTCCTTCATCGAAGATCCAATGAACAAAGATGATTTTCCTGCAATGGCATCATCTCTTCGGCAATATCTACCGGAAAAGGACACTCCATTTATCTTAGATGTCGATCTGGACTTCTTCAGTACCAAGAATCCTTTCAAAACTCTTTATGAAAATGCGAATCTCTATGAAAAACTAGCTCCACTTTATGAATTCAAGAGGCCAGATTGCGCTGATCCGGATATTTTGAAGGAAGCCACAACTGCTCGAGATGAACAATTATCAGAATTGCAGGAGCTATTTTCATATCTGGAGGAACATAGGAATTTGCAAGGTTACGAAAAATCAAGAACGGCGAGATATGAAGCTGTGGAATTGATTTATCATGAGATAATGAGATGTTATAAAGATTCGGAGATTAATTGGACCTTGGTTCATGATGCTGGTTGCACCATTGATGACACTGATCTTCCACATCACGTGACCAGTCAACAGGACCTTGATAGACTTATCACTGGTACTTTTCGGTCTTTTTTGGCTGTTTTGCCCGCTCCTCCTACGATTGTCACAGTTGCAAGATCAAGTTACGATGAATATTGTCCTCCAGAAGATGTTGATCAGATTCAAGTCGGCGTGCTTGACGAATTAAAACAGAGACTTTCAGCTGAAGTGGATACTAAACTACTTTATTTAGAAGAAGACACTTATTAG